GCTCGAGGATGTCGATAAATTCGACTTCGCCGGTTTCCGTCGGGGTGCCAAGTATCCAGTCGCCGATGATGGGCGCTCGTTCGCTCTTCCTCGCAAAGGTCAGGTTGAATGGTCGCAGTTGTCCTCCTGCGTCGCCGGATACGACAAAGCGCAAGCCGAAGTCCTCGGTGACGCGATAGGGTTGGCCGATGCCGTAGCGTGCGGCGTGTTCTGCGAAGTGATCGTTGAAGCCCAGTTTTCTTAAGGAGTTGGACAAGATTGTTAGTTCCTGAATGATCTATAGGTCGGGCATTCGCATAGGGATGCTTCAATGCCACAGGCACACACGGTGGCGTGCCACGCTGAATGAAATAAGCATGACTAACGAGACCCGATGCGTTCGCCGCCGGAATGTATGGGACGAGCGCGAGCCACCGCGACGACTGACGCGACGCGGTTTAGGCCTGCATGAGGTCTGGAGAGCGTGCTAGAAAACGCAACGCCTGGAAGGAGGGGGATCGTGGAGCAAGCGGAATCCGTGGACTTGCGCAAGGCACGCTAGTCCGGCGCCAATGCTGCCGAGGCGCGGGTTATTTCGCTGGAGAAGGAAGACGCGCAACCAGCGCGTTAGTTCAACGATTGCAGACCCATTAGGGCCGAGTGTCCTGCTTGGACGTTGAGGACTTGGAGGATGAAGGCTAAGACGCGCAGACGCGGTCTTGCAAAGCAGGTTGGATTCGAGCGTGGTCATGATCCCAATGCATGGAAGAATTCAGAAGAAAGTCGCCTGAAGCTGCGGTGTAAAGATCTTTCATATCCAAACCTCCTGATTGCAGTGGGTCCGCCCTGAAACAAAACAATAGCCTGACGCCAAGTGGGACCGAGTGTTGACGGTGTACGACGGCGCCTATGATATCCGAGAATAAAAATTCTGGAGGAGGAATCTTTGCATTGGGATACGAGGCTGCCCCAGCAGCCTCATTCTGATGCTTTCTCATCCCCCGCCGCAGCGAGCAAATGCGCAATAAAAGTCGCCAGCAGCGGCGGCTGCTCGCCGCTGTTCCTAAGGCCAATATAGAACTGGCGAGTTGCCCACCCATCGAGCAGGCGGATAGCCCTAAGACCATAACGGCCGAGATAGGAAGCGGCAATCAGCTCCGGCATGATGCCAATGCCGATCCTTTCGCGGATCATGCGGCAGCGTGCTTCGTAGTTCGAAACTTCGATGCGAACATTGAGCGGTCGCGACAACCCGTCTTCAGCGAGCGACAGAAACGCCTCATATGAGTGTCGCGGAAAATAGCCGACGAACGGATAGTCCTTTGCCGCTTCGAGCGTTGTTTCGTTGTGCGTGGCGAGTGGGTGGTCGAGCGGCACGACCAGCACGACGCGATCGCGGTGGTAGGCAATCGAATGAATGCCTGGCGCGGGCGTGACGGCATGATAAATACCGATGTCCGAATCGGCATCGGCGATCAAGCGCGGAATGTCGTAACTGTAGCGTTCCTGCAGTTCGATCTGAACATTGGGCTCGCTCACGTAATAACGGCTAAGCGCTTGCGGCAGGAACTGGATGATCGACGAGCGGTTCGCGGCCAGCCGGATTTTCGGCTGCCCGCTCATGCCGAACTCCGCTACCGAGTTTTGCGCCAGTTCGACGCTGCGCAAGATCGCCTTCGCGCGATGATAGAGCGCCGCGCCAGCGGGTGTCGGTTCGACGCCGCGTCCATGGCGCACGAGCAGCGTCGTGCCGAGCCGCCGCTCCAGCTCGGCGATGCGCTTGCTCGCCGCCGACGTAGCCAGATTCTCGCGTTCTGCAGCTTTCGAAAGGCTCTTCGCCTCGATGGCGGCCACCAGCATCTGGAGGCCGGGCAAATCCATTTTCATGCGCGGGACGATCCATGGGATGACGCGGGCCGGCGTTTCGCCACGCCCGCAAGGGTGGATGCATGATACGCGAGGTCCCCGGCTTGCCGCGCGCAGTGCGCGAGGATCAAAGCGGGAAATCGTAGAGGCGCGCCGGATTGCTTACCAGTATGGCTTGTCTCGACGCAGCATCGGGCACGGCGCGCAAGAAATGCTCGATCAGTGTGCCGTCGTCCGGCATCCTTGCGGACTCGAAGTAATTGACGTGCGGCCAGTCGCTGCCCCACACCACATGATCGGGGTTGGCCGCAAGAATCGCGGCCTCGAAGGCGAACACGTCTTCGTACGGTGCCCCCGTTGCGGAAATCCGATCCGCGCCCGATATCTTGGTCCACGCGGCGCCGTCGGCGAGCAGGGCGACAAGCGTCTGAAAGCCGGCGTCATCCGTGCCGCGTGAAACATTCATGCGCCCCATGTGATCGACGACTAGCGGGATCGACAGTGCACGCAACGTGGGCGCGAGTTCCGGCAGGTCGGGCGCGTGAACCCATATCTGCGCGTGCCAGCCGCGCGCCGCAAGACGCGGGGCGAGGGCGCGCAGATCGTCGAGGCCGGCGCCGTTGCGGTACACCTTCTGCCCGTGCTCCTGATAGAGATTGAAGCGGGCGCCGCGCACCCCATGCAGCGTGAGGCTGTCGAGCTCGGCCTCGGAGGTGCTGCCGTCGATTACCGCCACGCCGCGCAATCGCGTAGGGGCTTGCCGGAGTGCGTCGACGAGAGAGCGGTTATCGGTGCCGTACACGCTTGCTGTTACGACTACGCCGCGCGCGAAGCCTGTGGCATCGAGTTGTTCGATGAAGCGCGTCACGGGGTTTTCCGGTGGTGTATAGCTGCGTTCGTCGGCCAAAGGAAATTGCGTGTAAGGGCCGAACACGTGTGCATGGCAATCACACGCGCGCGGTGGAATGGCGGCCGGCACAAAGGCCGGGGGCGGCAGGGGACCGAGGCAGGGTTTCGTCATTGTGAACAGGTGTTTAGTCGGGCTGAACGGAAGGCGGCAAAGCGCAGCGCATACTTGCATGGTACGGATCGTTTGCCGCTCGAGCGTTATCTAAATGGAAACGCTGCATTCGCCAAAATGAACAGCAGCCCTATCTGGGGCGGCCACAATCTGAACAGGAGTGTGCCGGTTTTCCCGGCGGAGGTACCCCACCCATTCGAACAAAAGACGGAGACTGGCTTTGGATATTCTACTTTCGCGCTCGGCGGCCGAACGGTTGGGTGGCGCGATCGCGAACGTGCTTGGCGATACCGCTTACCGCATCGTGACGCCCGACGAGCCGCATCGCGGGCGAGCCGACATTGCGTTCATCAGCCGCGATGTGACGGGTCGCTCAACCAAGACCGACCTCACCGCGGAACTGCAAGCTTTCTACAAGGTACTGCGTGAATCGCCTCGTCTTGCATGGGTCCATACGCATTCGTCCGGCGCCGACCGGCCAATCTTCCCGGAATTGCTGCAGCGCGGTGTGACCGTCACGACATCCTCGGGGGCGAACGCGGGTGTCGTGGCGCAGTCGGCGCTCGGCGGAATGCTTGCGCTCGCGCGCCGCTTTAGCCGTCTCTACGAAGCTCAACACCGTCATGCGTGGGAGCCGTTGCTTGGCGAGGCCTCGCCAAGCGACCTCGCGGGCCAAAATGCCCTCATTGTCGGCTATGGTCCGATCGGGCAGCGGCTCGCGCGTTTGCTCGGGGTTCTCGAGATGAACGTCACCGTCGTGCGCCGCGAAAGCGGCGCGGGCGGAGCGGCGGGTGCAGAGACGAGCGGGACCGTACGTACGATCTCGTTCGGACAACTCGACGATGCGCTTCCGCACACCGATTGGCTAATCCTCGCGTGTCCGCTGACGCCGCTCACAACACGCCTGATCGACGCGCGTCGAATCGCATCGCTGCCTTCACGTGCTTACCTCGTCAACGTGGCGCGTGGCGAGGTGGTGGCGCAGTCCGCGCTTATCGAGGCCCTTGCGCGCGGCGCGCTCGCCGGCGCATGGCTCGACGTGTTCGAACGCGAGCCGCTCGATGCGGCTTCGCCGCTATGGGATTTGCCCAACGTGCTGATCTCGCCGCACACCGCAGGGCATTCGGACAGCTACTACGACGCCGTCGGCCGCATCTGGCTCGACAACCTGGCGCGCTGGCAGCGCGGCGCACCGCTCGTCAATGCGGTGCCGCCGCAGTTCGCCGTCGTCTGATCACACTTGCAGCCCACCAACTGGAGTTACCGCATGGCGTTGAGTATCGATTCGCCCCCCGCAACTCTCGACACAGGCGCGACGGCTGACGCGTTCGAGCGGGCGGTCTATCGCAAGGTCGCGCTGCGTATCCTGCCCTTGCTGGTGTTCGGCTACATCCTTAATTATCTCGACCGGATCAACATCGGCATTGCGCAGATCCAGTTCAAGTCCGACCTTGGGTTTAGCGATGCGGCCTACGGTTTCGGCGCCGGTCTGCTGTTCGTTGGCTATGTGGTGTTCGAGATTCCGAGCAATCTGATGCTCGACCGCATCGGCGTGCGCAAGACCTTCTTGCGCATCATGGTGGCCTGGGGAATCTTGTCGACGATGACCATGTTTGTTCGTACGCCGATGCAGTTTTACCTGGTGCGTTTTCTGATCGGTGTGGCCGAGGCCGGTTTCACGCCCGGCATCTTTCTTTACCTGAGCTACTGGTTTCCGGCGCGGCGTCGTGCACGCATGACGTCGATCTTCTACCTGAGCATTCCACTCGCGGCGACGCTCGGCACACCGCTCTCGGGATGGATCATGCACGCGTTCCAGGGACAACTCGGGCTGCATGGCTGGCAGTGGCTCTTCCTGCTCGAAGGCATGCCCTCGGCCGTCTTCGGCGTCGTGCTCTTCTTCGTGCTGAGTGACCGGCCCGATACAGCGCCCTGGCTGGCAAGCGCCGAACGCGCATTCATTCTCGCGGATCTCGACCGTGACGAAAGCCACAAGACGCGCCGCTCGAAGCACGCGCCGTTTCGCGCGATTCTGTCCGACCCGCGCGTATTCTGCGCGGGCTTCACCTTCGCGTGCAGTTTTTCGCTAGGCAACACGCTGGCCTTCTGGGCGCCGATGGTGATCCGTAATTCGGGCGTGGCGCAGGTCGTCAACGTTGGCGTTCTGGCGGGAATCCCGGCGTTCATCGGGACCATCGTGATGCTGCTAGTGGGGCGCCACTCGGACCGCACGCTCGAGCGGCGCTGGCATGCGGCTATCGCACTCGTTTGTGCTGCCGCGGCGCTTGCGATGCTGCCGCTCTTTCACAGCAACACGGTCGTGGCGATCGTCCTGCTGGCCGTGGCGTCGGCGGGCCACTATTCCTGTCTTTCAGTGTTCTGGTCGATTCCGCCGACTTACCTCACACGCGAAACCGCAGCCGGCGGTATCGCGGTGATCAACGTGATCGGCTCGCTTGGCGGTGCGTTGAGTACTGCCGCGCTGGGCTGGATGAGTCATGGCGCGGCCGGCTTCGGCAGCGGCCTGGTCGTGCTGGGCGCGATCATCGGTTGCGGTGCTGTTGTATTGCTAGTGGCGTTTCCGGCCCGGACGATCCGTTCGGCGCCGGCATGACTTAAGGCCGCACAGAAGGCCATTACACAAAACTACAGGAGACAAACGTCCATGAACGACATACACGCAACGGCCGCCGCCCCTGATGCTGTGCCGGGCATCCACGCGGGGTCATCAACGCGCCGTGCGGCGCGTTCGATAGTCGGCGGCTCGATCGGCAATCTGATCGAGTGGTACGACTTTCATGTGTACACGACGTTTTCAATCTATTTCGCGGCGTCGTTCTTCCCGCGCGAGAACCGCACCATCCAGCTACTCAGCGCAGCCGCCGTGTTCGCGCTGGGCTTCCTGCTGCGTCCAATCGGAAGCTGGATGATTGGCCTTTACGCAGACCGGCGGGGCCGGCGCGCCGGCCTCACGCTCTCGGTCATCCTGATGTGCGGCGGCTCGCTTGCGATTGGCCTGTGTCCAACCTACGTCCAGATTGGCGCCCTCGCGCCGCTGGTGTTGCTGCTCGCGCGTCTCGTGCAGGGGTTTTCTCTCGGCGGCGAGTACGGCGCAAGTTCGGTCTATCTAAGCGAGATTGCCAAGCCTGGTCGTCGCGGCTTCTACAGCAGCTTCCATTACGTCACGCTGATCATGGGCCAGTTGCTCGCCACGCTCGTCCAGGTCCTGCTGCAGGAGTTTTTCTTTTCGCGCGCTGAGCTCAACGCGTGGGGTTGGCGTGTACCGTTCATCACAGGTGCGGCGTTGGCGCTAGTCGCCTATTGGGTGCGCCGCAATATCGACGAAACGCCCGACTTTCGCAACCTCTCCGAAGCCGCCAAGGAACGCACCGGACTTTCCGAGCTGCGCAAGCACTGGCGTCCCGTGATTCTCGTGTTCGGCCTCACCACAGGCGGCACGCTCGCATTCTTCACCTACACGGTTTACATGCACAGCTATCTCGTCAACACGGTGGGGCTCTCGGCACGTGCCTCCGCGTGGGTGTCGCTATCCACGCTGACGTTGTTCATGCTTGTGCAACCGCTGTTCGGCGCGCTTTCGGATCGCATTGGACGACGGCCTCTGCTGATCGCGTTCGGCGTGGGCGGGACATTCGGTACCTGGCCGCTGCTTGCTGCACTCGCGCACACCCACAGCGAATCCACAGCCTTCCTGCTGCTTGCCGTGGCGCTGCTGATCGTATGCGGCTATACGTCGGTCTGTTCGATTGCGAAGGCGGACCTCTTTCCTGCGCGCTTGCGTGCGCTCGGCGTAGGCGTGCCTTATTCGATTGCGACCGCATTGTTCGGCGGCACCGCCGGCTATGCGGGTCTCTGGTTCAAGAGCGTCGGCTACGAACAGGGCTTCTACCTGTACGCGTCGGCCTGTATCGCCTGCACGCTGGTGGCCGCCTTATGTCTGCGCCGCAGCGATTCGCAGATGACCGCATGAAGCACGTATTCCTTTGTTCACTTCCTTTATGACCTGCAGGAGCATCGCATGAAACCGATTCCCGAATTCGACATCCCCTCGATGCGCGAACACTGTTCCGAAGAGGAGTGGCAGGTGCGCGTGGACCTGGCCGCGTGTTATCGCCTCGTCGAACACTACGGCATGTCCGACATGGCGGCCAACCATATCTCCGCGCGTGTGCCCGGCGAAGAGGCGTTCCTGATCAACGCATACGGGATGCTGTACGAAGAAGTCACGGCGTCGAGTCTCATCAAGATCGACAACGATGGCAACATTCTGAGCAAACCTGCATTCGTCGGCGCGGACTATGGCATCAACCGCGCCGGCTACGTGATTCATGGCGCGATTCATGAGGCGAAGCACGAGCTTGCCTGCGTGATCCATACGCATAGCTGGCCGGGGATGGCCGTGTCGGCGCTCAAATGCGGACTGCTGCCGATGACGCAAACCGCCATGCGCTTCTACAAGATCGGCTATCACGATTACTGCGGCGTGGTGCTCGATACGAGCGAACGTGACTCGCTGATCGCGGATCTCGGCGACAACAACGCACTGATCCTGCGCAACCATGGGTTGCTGACCGTCGGCCGCACGATTCCGGAGGCGTTCAACGCGATGCATCGACTGGAGCTGTCGTGCCGCTCGCAACTGGCGGCGCAGGCGTGCGGTGTCGAACTCAACGAAGTCTCGCCCGAAGTGCTCGAACAAACGTACATGAACTACCAGCCGCAGACGCGTCGTCCGTACGGCCTGCTCGAATGGCCGGCGTTGCTGCGCAAGCTGGACCGGATCGATCCGAGCTATCGGGAGTGAGCTGCAGAGGATGGGCGCTGCGGCGCCTATCCAAGGGTTGGTTCTGCTCCAGACGGAGAGGGACGCCCACGGTCTCTGAACACAGGAGAGCTGCGAGCAGGTTGTCTGGATTGATCAGTCATCCGTAAGGCCGACCCGGTTCGGCTGGCGGCGCTCGATTGCCCACTTGAGCAACGCGGCCGCGCGTAGCGGTCCGTGAACGAACTTGCCGTAAGGCATGGTCAGGAACAAGGCGATCACGGCGCCGAGATGCAGCGCCAGCAAACTGGGCATCGCAGCGCTGCTACGCAGCACCATGAGTGCGAGGCCACTGAGCGCGACGATTAGCAGCAGAGCGATGAAGCCGAGATCCATCGGCTTTTGCGCGGCGTCGCCCTGGTTGGGATGGCGTTGCAGATTCAGCCAGCCAAGACCGAGTGTACCCACGGCGATGCCAATGCCACCGACGGTGCCGAGTAGTGTCGGCGGGCTCGTATAGGCATACGGCGCCTCGAGCCGGAACACATAGTGATAGAGCGTGGCGACGCATGTCGACAGGAAACATAACGCGAAACCGTAGGCAGTGGCATGGTGGCAATGCCGGCGCGCGAGCGAAAAGCGGTCGTCCTCGTTGTTGCAGCCTTCACCGTGTCCACCACCCAGGTACCGGAGCGTTGCGACCGCGCTGGTGGCTTCGGCAAGCGCCGCGCCACTGGCCGAGCCCGGCACGGCTTCGCGCCAGAAGCGACGCACACCGATCCCCAGTGCACAGATAGCGAACAGAAAGACCGGCGCGAAGATATCGACCATCAGCGTGTGCGGGAACACATCGTAGAACGAACCACTCACAGAGGCCTGCCACAGGTTACCGCTCATCGCGAGCGCGAGGATCAGGAACAGTGCGACGCCGCCCGCAAGCGCGAGGGCGACCGCGAGGCCGTTGCGCTCGTACAGCGCCGCGAACGAACGGGGCCATGCAAACAGGCGGTACGTGCGGCCGCGCACGCTGGCCATCGTCTGCGGGACGTTGACGGCAAACTCATGCGGCGGCGCGTACTGGCACGCGTGCAGGCAGGCCCCGCAGTTGTGGCACAGGTTCGCCAGGTAATGGACGTCGGCGGTGCCGAACTCGAGGCGCCGTGTCATGGCCGGAAAGACGGCGCAGAAGCCTTCGCAGTAGCGGCACGCGTTGCAGATCTGCAGGATCCGGGCGGCTTCGTCCTCCGGCACGGAGAGAAGCGGCGCCCTTGCGACGGTCACGGCGACGGGCGACCACTCGTCGCTGGCTTGCTGGATCAGTTTTTCAAGAGCTTGCACGACTGCTTTCCTTATGTACCGAAGCGACGGCATGCGCGGCGGCGTTGGTGCCGGCGATGCGGCCGAATGCCGTGCCGATGCTCATGCCGACGCCGGCCGTATAGCCTTTGCCGAGCACGTTGCCGGCCATCATTTCGCCGGCGACGAAGAGATTTTCGCTAGGCTCGTCGCCAAAGCGAACCGCGGCCGTCTGGTCGGTTTTCAGGCCGAGATAAGTGAACGTGATACCCGGACGCAAGGCGAAGCCGAAGAATGGCGGCGTATCGAGCGGGAGCGCCCAGTGAGTCTTCGGCGGAGCGAGCTCATCGGTGCGGCAATCGTCGAGCTTCGTGTGATCGAACGTGCCGGGGCGGCAGGCGGCGTTGTACGCGTTAAGGGTCTCCATGAAACGCGCGGGGTCGAGTCCGAGGGCCGTTGCAAGTTCAGGCAAGCTGTTCGCCCGCACGCCCGGAAACACCGGCGGCATGAAGCGTCCAACGGCCTTCGCATCGATGATCGACCAGGCGGTCTGCCCCGGCTGCTGGGCGACGAGACGCCCCCAGATCGCGTAGCGCTTCGGCCAGAAGTCCTCGCCTTCGTCGTAGAACCGTTCGGCGTCCCGATTCACCACCACGCCGAGCGACACGCAGTCGACGCGCGTGCAGATGCCGCCGTCGTAGAGCGGCGCGCGTGCGTCGATTGCCACCATATGTGCCTGGGTCGGGTCGCCGATGCTGTCCGCGCCCGCGTCGATCATGAAGCGCAGCAGCGTGCCCATGTTGAAGCGCGTGCCGCGGATCAGGAAGTTGTCGGCGGGGTGTTCTCCGCGCTCGTTGACGCCCCAGGCATCGCGCAACCACGCGCGGTTCGACTCGAAGCCGCCCGCCGCGAGCACACAGCTGCGCGCCGTAATGCGTTCGTTGCCCGCCCACGCGGCCACGAAGCGCGGGCCGTCGAGCTCGATGCGCTGCACCGGCGTTTCATAGCGGATCTGCACGCCGAGTTGTTCCGCGCTGCGGTAATAGGCGTTGACGAGGGCCTTGCCGCCGCCCATGAAAAAAGCGTTGGTTCGGGCGGTATGCAGCGCGCCCGAGAGCGACGGCTGGAAGTGCACGCCATGCTGGCGCATCCACGGCCGGCAGGTCGACGACGCGCGAATTACAAGCCGCGCGAGCGCCTCGTCCGTGAGGCCGCCGGTGACTTTCAGCAGATCCTGCCAGTATTCCTCTTCGGGGTAGGCATCGACGAGCACGTCCTGCGGCGCGTCGTGCATACAGCGCAGATTGCGGGTGTGTTGTGAATTGCCGCCGCGCCATTCGCGCGGCGCGGCCTCCAGCAACAGAACGGAAGCACCGGCTTCCCGAGCCATGAGGGCGGCGCATAGCGCAGCATTGCCGCCGCCGATGACGAGAACATCGACCATCGAGTTGTCTCCTTTGGCTCGCACTGTACGGGCGAACGCGCCGCACCGCCATGGGCGGCGGGGCAAGGGGGCTTCAGTTTTCGTGAAGGGTCGCGCTGGCGCGGAGCGCCGCGCCGGGCCAGCGGCCGGCGGCCACGATTTCGCGCGCGACATCGAGGAGCACGACACGCGCGGCGAGGCCAGCCGGCGACAGCTCGTCGTCGGATGCGCTGACGATCAGGTTGGGGCGCGTCACGTCGGCATCGAGGATCGGGATACTGGTGAGCTGGGCGTTTTCGGGGCGCGCCAGTGCGGCGCCCGGCTGGATCGTCGCGCCAATGCCGGCGCGCACGGTGTCCATGAGCATCGCGAGGCCGTCGATTTCCGCGGCTATCAGCGGTTCGTAGTGCGCGCGCCTGAAGGCGGCGCTCAGCAGCGCACGCAATCCGTGCGATCCGCTTGGCAGGACGAGCGGCAAGCGCTCCAGTTGCGCGAGCCATACCGACGCTGTGGCCGGCATGCCGGCCAGCGTCGGGTTGCCGATCACGAACAACTGCTCGTCGAGCAACGGCAGGCTGCTCCAGCGCTGAGCCGGTTCTTCCTGAAACAGAATCGCGAGGTCGATCTGGCGCGCGTCGAGCATCGAGCCCAGATGACCGGACAGGCTTTCTACCATGTGCAGCCGAACTTCCGGATAGCGCTCGCGCATGGCCTGGATGAAGGGCAGCCCGAGCACGCCCGTCGTACTCGGTGCGAGCCCGACGCTGACATGCCCCGATAGCCGCGCTTCCTGCGCTGCCAGCGCGGCCGCATCCACGTGACGCAGCGCGAGTTGCGCCTGGCGCCAGAAGGCGAGGCCGGCATCGGTCGGCACCACGCCGGACGAGGTGCGCCGCAGCAGCCGAGTGGAGAGTTCGCTTTCGAGCCGGCTGATCTGCTGGCTCAGTGCCGATGTGACCACGCCGAGCTCGAGCGCGGCGCGCCCCATGCTGCCGTGGGCAACCACACTGACGAAATAGCGTAACTGCCTGAGTTCCATGGGGAGGGCGCGGGTGGGGATCGGCTGATTATAGGGCGCGTCGCGTCGTTCCTAGTCAGCAATCGCCGTGACGGCCGGCCACACCCGCTCCTCAAACTGATCGGACGGAACTGGCTCGGAGTACAAAAAGCCCTGCGCAAAGTCGCAACCCACGGCGGCGAGAAAGTCGCGTTGATCTGTCGTCTCGACCCCTTCAGCGATCACCTGAAGCCCAAGCTTGTGAGCCAGCATGACCATCGCTTCGCAAAGCGCCTGGTTGCCGCCGTCGAAGCCGAGGTTCTGCACGAATGAGCGGTCGATCTTGAGATAGTCGATATCGAAGCGCT
The sequence above is drawn from the Paraburkholderia phenazinium genome and encodes:
- a CDS encoding LysR family transcriptional regulator — encoded protein: MKMDLPGLQMLVAAIEAKSLSKAAERENLATSAASKRIAELERRLGTTLLVRHGRGVEPTPAGAALYHRAKAILRSVELAQNSVAEFGMSGQPKIRLAANRSSIIQFLPQALSRYYVSEPNVQIELQERYSYDIPRLIADADSDIGIYHAVTPAPGIHSIAYHRDRVVLVVPLDHPLATHNETTLEAAKDYPFVGYFPRHSYEAFLSLAEDGLSRPLNVRIEVSNYEARCRMIRERIGIGIMPELIAASYLGRYGLRAIRLLDGWATRQFYIGLRNSGEQPPLLATFIAHLLAAAGDEKASE
- a CDS encoding amidohydrolase family protein, which translates into the protein MQVCAALCRLPFSPTKHLFTMTKPCLGPLPPPAFVPAAIPPRACDCHAHVFGPYTQFPLADERSYTPPENPVTRFIEQLDATGFARGVVVTASVYGTDNRSLVDALRQAPTRLRGVAVIDGSTSEAELDSLTLHGVRGARFNLYQEHGQKVYRNGAGLDDLRALAPRLAARGWHAQIWVHAPDLPELAPTLRALSIPLVVDHMGRMNVSRGTDDAGFQTLVALLADGAAWTKISGADRISATGAPYEDVFAFEAAILAANPDHVVWGSDWPHVNYFESARMPDDGTLIEHFLRAVPDAASRQAILVSNPARLYDFPL
- a CDS encoding D-2-hydroxyacid dehydrogenase, whose amino-acid sequence is MDILLSRSAAERLGGAIANVLGDTAYRIVTPDEPHRGRADIAFISRDVTGRSTKTDLTAELQAFYKVLRESPRLAWVHTHSSGADRPIFPELLQRGVTVTTSSGANAGVVAQSALGGMLALARRFSRLYEAQHRHAWEPLLGEASPSDLAGQNALIVGYGPIGQRLARLLGVLEMNVTVVRRESGAGGAAGAETSGTVRTISFGQLDDALPHTDWLILACPLTPLTTRLIDARRIASLPSRAYLVNVARGEVVAQSALIEALARGALAGAWLDVFEREPLDAASPLWDLPNVLISPHTAGHSDSYYDAVGRIWLDNLARWQRGAPLVNAVPPQFAVV
- a CDS encoding MFS transporter, encoding MALSIDSPPATLDTGATADAFERAVYRKVALRILPLLVFGYILNYLDRINIGIAQIQFKSDLGFSDAAYGFGAGLLFVGYVVFEIPSNLMLDRIGVRKTFLRIMVAWGILSTMTMFVRTPMQFYLVRFLIGVAEAGFTPGIFLYLSYWFPARRRARMTSIFYLSIPLAATLGTPLSGWIMHAFQGQLGLHGWQWLFLLEGMPSAVFGVVLFFVLSDRPDTAPWLASAERAFILADLDRDESHKTRRSKHAPFRAILSDPRVFCAGFTFACSFSLGNTLAFWAPMVIRNSGVAQVVNVGVLAGIPAFIGTIVMLLVGRHSDRTLERRWHAAIALVCAAAALAMLPLFHSNTVVAIVLLAVASAGHYSCLSVFWSIPPTYLTRETAAGGIAVINVIGSLGGALSTAALGWMSHGAAGFGSGLVVLGAIIGCGAVVLLVAFPARTIRSAPA
- a CDS encoding MFS transporter, whose amino-acid sequence is MNDIHATAAAPDAVPGIHAGSSTRRAARSIVGGSIGNLIEWYDFHVYTTFSIYFAASFFPRENRTIQLLSAAAVFALGFLLRPIGSWMIGLYADRRGRRAGLTLSVILMCGGSLAIGLCPTYVQIGALAPLVLLLARLVQGFSLGGEYGASSVYLSEIAKPGRRGFYSSFHYVTLIMGQLLATLVQVLLQEFFFSRAELNAWGWRVPFITGAALALVAYWVRRNIDETPDFRNLSEAAKERTGLSELRKHWRPVILVFGLTTGGTLAFFTYTVYMHSYLVNTVGLSARASAWVSLSTLTLFMLVQPLFGALSDRIGRRPLLIAFGVGGTFGTWPLLAALAHTHSESTAFLLLAVALLIVCGYTSVCSIAKADLFPARLRALGVGVPYSIATALFGGTAGYAGLWFKSVGYEQGFYLYASACIACTLVAALCLRRSDSQMTA
- a CDS encoding class II aldolase/adducin family protein, whose translation is MKPIPEFDIPSMREHCSEEEWQVRVDLAACYRLVEHYGMSDMAANHISARVPGEEAFLINAYGMLYEEVTASSLIKIDNDGNILSKPAFVGADYGINRAGYVIHGAIHEAKHELACVIHTHSWPGMAVSALKCGLLPMTQTAMRFYKIGYHDYCGVVLDTSERDSLIADLGDNNALILRNHGLLTVGRTIPEAFNAMHRLELSCRSQLAAQACGVELNEVSPEVLEQTYMNYQPQTRRPYGLLEWPALLRKLDRIDPSYRE
- the tcuB gene encoding tricarballylate utilization 4Fe-4S protein TcuB, producing MQALEKLIQQASDEWSPVAVTVARAPLLSVPEDEAARILQICNACRYCEGFCAVFPAMTRRLEFGTADVHYLANLCHNCGACLHACQYAPPHEFAVNVPQTMASVRGRTYRLFAWPRSFAALYERNGLAVALALAGGVALFLILALAMSGNLWQASVSGSFYDVFPHTLMVDIFAPVFLFAICALGIGVRRFWREAVPGSASGAALAEATSAVATLRYLGGGHGEGCNNEDDRFSLARRHCHHATAYGFALCFLSTCVATLYHYVFRLEAPYAYTSPPTLLGTVGGIGIAVGTLGLGWLNLQRHPNQGDAAQKPMDLGFIALLLIVALSGLALMVLRSSAAMPSLLALHLGAVIALFLTMPYGKFVHGPLRAAALLKWAIERRQPNRVGLTDD
- the tcuA gene encoding FAD-dependent tricarballylate dehydrogenase TcuA — protein: MVDVLVIGGGNAALCAALMAREAGASVLLLEAAPREWRGGNSQHTRNLRCMHDAPQDVLVDAYPEEEYWQDLLKVTGGLTDEALARLVIRASSTCRPWMRQHGVHFQPSLSGALHTARTNAFFMGGGKALVNAYYRSAEQLGVQIRYETPVQRIELDGPRFVAAWAGNERITARSCVLAAGGFESNRAWLRDAWGVNERGEHPADNFLIRGTRFNMGTLLRFMIDAGADSIGDPTQAHMVAIDARAPLYDGGICTRVDCVSLGVVVNRDAERFYDEGEDFWPKRYAIWGRLVAQQPGQTAWSIIDAKAVGRFMPPVFPGVRANSLPELATALGLDPARFMETLNAYNAACRPGTFDHTKLDDCRTDELAPPKTHWALPLDTPPFFGFALRPGITFTYLGLKTDQTAAVRFGDEPSENLFVAGEMMAGNVLGKGYTAGVGMSIGTAFGRIAGTNAAAHAVASVHKESSRASS
- a CDS encoding LysR family transcriptional regulator codes for the protein MELRQLRYFVSVVAHGSMGRAALELGVVTSALSQQISRLESELSTRLLRRTSSGVVPTDAGLAFWRQAQLALRHVDAAALAAQEARLSGHVSVGLAPSTTGVLGLPFIQAMRERYPEVRLHMVESLSGHLGSMLDARQIDLAILFQEEPAQRWSSLPLLDEQLFVIGNPTLAGMPATASVWLAQLERLPLVLPSGSHGLRALLSAAFRRAHYEPLIAAEIDGLAMLMDTVRAGIGATIQPGAALARPENAQLTSIPILDADVTRPNLIVSASDDELSPAGLAARVVLLDVAREIVAAGRWPGAALRASATLHEN